The following nucleotide sequence is from Chitinivibrionia bacterium.
ATCGGCGTGGTGACTTCGTGGCAGAAAACTCTGTCCAAATTCAATACGAATGTTCCCTCAAACGGCTCGTCCCGTAAATGAGCGTCAAAAATTTTTTCAACAATGGTCTTTCCCATTTTTTATATCTCCTTTTTGTTGTTTTTGCAGGGAAAATACTATTTGCCAATTAAGAAAAAAGAGTTAATTGCTTATTTTTAGTCGGTATGCTGTTTAATAAATAATTGGAAACAAACAATTCTTTCCCTGTTTGGTCGGAATTTTCGGCAACATTTCGCATTCCGTATGTTAAATTCCAAGGCGTAATATGAGCAAAAGAGAACAAATCGCGGATATATTCGCTGTCGTCGTAAGTAATAAGCCATTTATGTTTGCAGTTTTTCATATTTTCAGCAAAACGCTTGTGGTCAAAAGATTTGTGAAGATTGCCGTTTTTGCCGTAAAGCGCTGATTTTGTTGCGGAATAATAAGGCGGGTCAAGAAAAACAAATACATTTTCGCCTTCTTTTTTTAGTAATTCTTCATAATCGTGATTTGTTATGAGGGAGCCGTTTATAACTTTTGCCAAATCGTTTAAGCGCTTTATACTGCTTTCCGTAAAACGCCCCGAAAACGCGCCTTCGCTATATCCGCCGCTTAAAGTTGTGCCTGAAAAAGTAATACGATTGTAAATAAAAAATGCCGCCGCTTTTTCCAAATCATTAAAATCATTCAAATTTTTATTCAAAAATTGAAATAACTCCTTGCCTATCGGATATTCATTTCGCCATTCATACACTTTTTCGATTAAAGCATCAACATCTTTTTGCGCCATTTTCCAAAATTTATATAATTCCGAATATAAATCATTTATCCAAAATTTTTTGTTTGGAAATCGCTGTTTTGTATGCACAAAAACCGAACCGCCGCCTAAAAATGGCTCTCTGAATTCGTCAAAATCGGGGAGCAATTTTGCGATTGTTTCAACTGCGCGGCTTTTGCCGCCGGGGTAGCGGAGAGGGGATTTAATCATACTTTATAAACTTCTTGTTTCGAGTTTTTTATTCTAATCTCAAATCCGTTTTCATTTGCCTCCCTAAAAAGTTCCGAAATCAAAAATTGTTTATTTCCGTCTAATTTGTTTTCAAAAATGAATTCTGCTCTGTCTCTCCCGAAACATTTTTCATTGATTTCTCCTTTTAATTTCGCTGATGTCAAATTCAACACAGCCTTACTCTTCATCGGTTTTCCATCTACCTCAACCTCGCAAAGATTTGAATACAAAATCATTTTCAAAAGTCCGTCTTTTATGTCGCCAATACTTGGAAATATGGAATTTGCGGAGTGCTTGCTTTCAATAAGATATACGGTATCATTTTCAATAAGAACTTCATCAACTGTAAAAAAGTATTGTCCACCAAGGTAATTTGTGATTGTAATTTTTGCTTTTGTGTTGCTTGATAAATTTTCTTTCGGTTGCGTGGTTTGTATTTCGCGAGTTTGCGCCTTTTGAGCTTTTTCTCGCGAAAATTGCATAAATGTTTCAACTTCTCTGCCGATTTTTTCTTTGAAATTGTCTAAACCGTTTAAATTATGAAGTTTAATGTATAAATTAGTTTCTATTTCTGAATAAGATTTCTTTGCTTTATCAAGAATATCGTGCAGATTGTTTTTTAATTCGTTCAAATTCC
It contains:
- a CDS encoding DNA adenine methylase, which encodes MIKSPLRYPGGKSRAVETIAKLLPDFDEFREPFLGGGSVFVHTKQRFPNKKFWINDLYSELYKFWKMAQKDVDALIEKVYEWRNEYPIGKELFQFLNKNLNDFNDLEKAAAFFIYNRITFSGTTLSGGYSEGAFSGRFTESSIKRLNDLAKVINGSLITNHDYEELLKKEGENVFVFLDPPYYSATKSALYGKNGNLHKSFDHKRFAENMKNCKHKWLITYDDSEYIRDLFSFAHITPWNLTYGMRNVAENSDQTGKELFVSNYLLNSIPTKNKQLTLFS